From Camelina sativa cultivar DH55 chromosome 20, Cs, whole genome shotgun sequence, the proteins below share one genomic window:
- the LOC104772765 gene encoding uncharacterized protein LOC104772765, whose protein sequence is MYTVEFQKRGLPHAHIIIWMDPKCKFPTADEIDKLICAEIPDKEKDPEFYNIISECMIHGPCGSANPSSPCMEEGSCSKCYPKQNVNITSIDKEGYPVYRRRKDGRFIEKNSFKCDNRYVVPYNRTLSLKYHAHINVEWCNQTGSVKYLFKYVHKGNDLVGVIVEPHKKVTEEGHNNLQNENTPSSKDEIQDYFDGRYVSACEAMWRILAYPIHYRQTAVVPLTFHEEGKQPIYYREGESAQNIMDRDSLDESQFIALFELNKPDEEARKLLYEEIPSKFIWDGKEKYFFRRKTRTFAIGRINYVPLTIDDAYHLRILLNSIRGPTSFDHIKTVNGVVHKTYREACYALGLLDDVMMLLSAVLSTSHILQNENIPVLNQLIADEQKFINQTDLKKKHLEWLNMLTEEQKKLYDEIIDSVFKYKGGVFFLYGFGGTGKTFLWKVLSAAVRIRGEIMLNTASSGIASLLLEGGRTAHSRFGIPLEVHETSMCRMSRSSDLGELVQEAKLIIWDEAPMMSKYYFETLDRSLKNA, encoded by the exons ATGTACACAGTAGAGTTTCAAAAGAGAGGTCTTCCGCATGCTCATATTATCATATGGATGGATCCCAAATGCAAGTTCCCTACTGCAGACGAAATTGACAAGTTGATTTGTGCTGAAATTCCAGACAAGGAAAAAGATCCAGAATTCTACAATATAATATCAGAATGTATGATTCATGGTCCATGTGGTAGTGCTAACCCATCATCTCCTTGCATGGAAGAAGGTAGCTGTTCAAAATGTTACCCAAAACAGAATGTTAATATCACCAGCATTGACAAGGAAGGTTACCCggtttatagaagaagaaaggatGGGCGTTTTATCGAGAAGAATAGTTTCAAATGTGATAACCGATATGTTGTCCCTTACAATCGGACTTTGTCGCTTAAATATCATGCTCATATTAATGTGGAGTGGTGCAACCAAACAGGTTCAGTGAAGTACTTATTTAAGTATGTTCACAAAGGTAATGATCTAGTTGGTGTCATTGTTGAACCTCATAAAAAAGTAACTGAAGAAGGTCACAATAATCTCCAAAATGAAAATACTCCATCATCGAAAGACGAAATACAAGATTACTTTGATGGCAG ATATGTATCTGCATGTGAAGCTATGTGGAGGATTTTAGCTTACCCAATACATTATAGGCAAACCGCTGTTGTGCCACTCACTTTCCATGAGGAAGGCAAACAACCTATTTATTACCGAGAAGGTGAGTCTGCACAGAATATCATGGATCGTGACTCTCTTGATGAATCTCAGTTTATTGCTTTATTTGAACTTAATAAGCCTGATGAAGAAGCTAGAAAGTTATTATATGAAGAAATACCAAGCAAGTTTATTTGGGATGGgaaggagaaatattttttcaggAGAAAAACAAGAACATTTGCTATAGGGAGAATTAACTACGTGCCTCTGACCATAGATGATGCATATCATTTGAGGATACTTCTCAATTCCATCAGAGGTCCTACCAGTTTTGATCACATTAAAACTGTGAATGGTGTCGTACACAAAACTTATCGTGAAGCATGTTACGCTCTTGGGTTGTTAGATGATGTCATGATGCTTCTCTCAGCCGTTTTAAGTACTTCTCATATT CTACAGAATGAGAATATTCCTGTTTTAAACCAGTTAATAGCTGATGAACAGAAATTTatcaatcaaactgatttaaaaaaGAAGCATCTGGAGTGGTTAAATATGCTTACGGAAGAGCAGAAGAAGTTATATGATGAGATCATAGACTCTGTTTTCAAATATAAAGGTggagtatttttcttatatggttTTGGTGGAACTGGTAAAACATTCCTTTGGAAAGTTTTATCTGCAGCTGTAAGGATCAGGGGAGAGATAATGTTGAATACTGCATCTAGCGGTATAGCCTCTCTTTTGTTAGAAGGTGGCAGAACAGCTCATTCAAGGTTTGGCATTCCTCTTGAAGTTCATGAAACGTCTATGTGCAGAATGTCAAGGTCTTCTGATCTAGGTGAATTAGTCCAAGAAGCGAAGTTGATAATTTGGGATGAAGCTCCAATGATGAGTAAATACTACTTTGAGACTTTGGATAGAAGTTTGAAAAATGCGTGA